The Magnetospirillum sp. XM-1 genomic interval GCCACGGCCTTGGGCGTGTTCGAGACCTCGATTGCCAAGATGCGGGTGTTCCGCTACGCCGACTTCCTGGGCGGCGCGCTGCTGCTCGGCCTCTTGGCCACCATCTTCCTCTACGTCTCGGAGGCGGTGTGATGGGGGCGCAGCTTTCCTACGACATCGCCCACCTGATCGGCGCCACGGTGCTGATGGCCGGCTTTTCGCTGCTGTACCAGCGCCGCCTGTTCGCGGTGCTGAACACCTTCGCCTTCCAGGCCCTGGCCCTGGCGGCCGCTGCCGCGTGGCAGGCCCATATCCAGCACGCCCCCCACCTTTACGTCACCGCCGCCATCGCGCTGATCTTCAAGGCGGTGATCGTGCCCATCGCGCTGCATTGGCTGGTGGAGCAACTGGGCATCCACAGGAACGTCGAGACCGCCATGTCCATCGGCTGGACCATGATGGCCGGGGTGGCGCTGGTGGCGCTGTCCATCCTCTTGGTGCTGCCCGTCACCGCCAACGCCACGGCGCTGACCCGCGAAAGCCTGGCCTTGGCCATGAGCGTGGTGCTGCTGGGCCTGCTGATGATGATCACAAGGCGCAACGCGGTGACCCAGGTGGTGGGCTTCATGGCACTGGAGAACGGCTTGATCCTGGCCGCCGTCTCGGCCAAGGGCATGCCGCTGGTGGTGGAGATTTCCGTGGCCTTCTCGGTGCTGGTGGCCATGACCCTGTTCGGCATCTTCTTCTTCCGCATCCGCGAGCGCTTCGACACCCTGGATCTGGTCGAGCTGGAAACCCACCGGGGAGACCGCCAATGATCGGGGGCTTCACCTTGCTGCCCGGCCTCGACAATCCGCTGTTGTGGATTCTGGGCGTGCCGCTGGGTTCGGCCGGCTTTCTGGCGGTGCTGAAGGACTGGCGGGCGGCCACCTGGATCAACGTGCTGGCGTCGGGGGTCACCTTCGCCTCGTCGCTGTTGCTGATCCATGTGCGGCCCGAGCCGACGCGGCTGCTGTTCATCGACGATTTCAACGTCTATCTGGTGGTGTTGACCGCCTTTGTTGGCCTCACCACCTCCATCTTCTCGGCCGCCTATATCGCGCGGGAATCCGAGGCGCAGCGGCTGTCCGACCTGCATTTGCGCTTCTACCACTCCATGTACCAGGCCTTCCTGTTCACCATGCTGCTGGCCCTTTGCGCCAACAATACCGGTGTGATGTGGGTGGCGGTGGAGGCGGCGACGTTGACCACCGTGCTGATGGTGAGCCTGTATCGCACCCGCGAGGCCATCGAGGCGGCGTGGAAGTACTTCATCCTGTGCTCGGTGGGCATCGGCCTCGCGCTGTTCGGCACCACCCTGGTCTACCTTGCCGCCCAGCCGGTGATGGGCGACGGGGCCGACGCCATGGCCTGGACCCTGATGATCAAGCAGGCTCATCGCTTCCAGCCCGACCTTCTGAACCTGGCCTTCGTCTTCGTGCTGGTGGGCTACGGCACCAAGGTGGGTCTGGCGCCCTTGCACGCCTGGCTGCCCGACGCCCATGCGGAAGGCCCCACCCCCATCTCGGCGGTGCTGTCGGGCCTGCTGCTCAACGTGGCGCTTTACGCCCTGCTGCGCTTCAAGATGGTCATCGCCGCCAATGGCGCCACGCTGACGCCCGGCCCGCTCTTGATCGTCATGGGCCTGTCGAGCCTGTTCCTGTCGGCCTTCATGCTGTACCGGCGCGGCGACATCAAGCGGCTGTTCGCCTATTCCTCCATCGAACACATGGGGGTGATCACCTTCGCCTTCGGCATGGGCGGCGCGGTGGCCAATTTCGCCGGTCTGCTGCACATGACCATGCACTCGCTGACCAAGTCGGCCATCTTCTTCGCCGTCGGCATCATCAGCCAGAACTTAGGCACCAAGCGCATCGCCGCCATCCGGGGGCTGACCTCCTCGCACCCGGTGCTGGGCTGGGGCTTCGTGCTGGCGGTGCTGGCCATTGCCGGCCTGCCCCCCATGGGGGTGTTCATGAGCGAATTCCTGGTGCTGAGTTCCACCTTCGCCCGTCAGCCGCTGCTGGCCATCCCGCTGGCCATCGGCCTGCTGCTGGCCTTCGGCGCCCTGGTGGCCCGGCTGCAAAGCATGGCCTTCGGCGAGCCGCCGCCCCACGCCCACGCCCACGGCAAGGCCGGGCCGCTGTCCACCGCCCTGGCGCTGACGCCGCTTTGGGTCCACATGGCCCTGGTGCTGGTGGCCGGCCTCTATCTGCCCAAGGAACTGGTGGCGTGGTTCCAGCATGTGGCGAGGTTCCTGGGATGATCGGCGACGTCACCCTTCTCGAGTTCCTCTCGCTCGGCTCGCCTGTCGAGGCGCACCGGCCGTGGCCGCGCTTCACCCTCGACCTCAAGGGCTGGCGGCTGCTGGTCGACCGCCTCCGGGTGGCGGAATGGGCGGTGATGGCCGAATGGGCCGAGCGCGAGCATATCCACGTGGCGCTCAGAGACGAGACCAATGGCGACATCGCCGTGGCGTCGCACCACACGGCCGACCGCCGCTTCCTGGCGCTGGGCAACGTCCGGCCGGGGGTGATCCGCATCGAGCGCGCCATCCACGACGTCTGGGGGCTGGCCCCCGTCGGTCTCGAGGACAAGCGCCACTGGCTGGACCACGGGCGCTGGCCGTCGCGCATGCCCCTTTCCGCCCAGCCCATGGCCCCGGCCTCCGAGCCCGATTCCTATCCCTTCCTCAAGGCGGTGGGCGACGGCCTGCACCAGATTCCGGTGGGTCCCGTCCATGCCGGCGTCATCGAGCCCGGCCATTTCCGCTTCCATTGCCAGGGCGAGGCGGTGGTCAGGCTGGAACAGCGCCTGGGCTACCAGCACAAGGGCATCGAGGGCCTGATGGCCGGCGCAACCCTGGCCAAGGCGGCGCGCATCGCCGCCCGGGTGTCGGGCGATTCCACCGTGGCCTATTCCCTGGCCTTCGCCCGCGCCGTTGAGGCCGCCACCGGCTGCGAGGTGCCGCCCCGCGCTCACTGGATCCGGGGCGTGATGGCCGAGATGGAGCGGGTGGCCAACCATGTCTTCGACATCGGCGCGGTGTGCAACGACGCCGCCTTCGCCATCATGCTGTCGCATATGGGCGTGCTGCGCGAGAAGATCGTGCGGGCCAACGACGCCCTGTTCGGCCATCGCCTCAACATGGACCGCATCGTGCCGGGCGGCGTGGCCCGCGACCTGTCGGACGAGGGGGCGGAAGCGCTGAAGCACCTGCTGCACGGCTTCGTTCGCCTGTTCGAGGAAGCCTATCAGCTCTACGAGAACTCGCCCTCGCTGTCCGATCGCACGGTGTCGACCGGCGTCGTCCAGACCTCGCTGGTCCACCGCTTCGGGGCCGGCGGCTTCGTCGGGCGGGCCTCGGGGCGCGGCCACGACGCAAGGCAATCGCCGGGCTATCCCCCCTACGACAAGCTGGACATGACCGTCCCCGTGCTGACCGAGGGCGACGTCAACGCCCGCGTGCAGGTGCGCTTCGCCGAGGCCCGGGAATCGCTGCACCTGATCAACCGCATGCTGCACGAGATGCCGGAAGGCGCCACAAGCGTGCCGGTGCCCGATGTGGCGGGCGAGGGGCTGGGCCTGGCCGAAAGCTTCCGGGGCGAGGTGGTGGTCTGGCTGCGCCTGGGCGAGGATGGCGTGGTGGAGCGCTGCCACGCCCACGATCCCTCGTGGTTCCAGTGGCCGCTGCTGGAGGCCGCCATCGAAGGCAACATCGTCGCCGACTTCCCGCTGTGCAACAAGTCGTTCAACTGTTCCTACTCGGGGCATGATCTATGATCCCGCCCATCGCCAAGATCCTGGCCCGCCACCTGCTGAAGGGCCCCCACACCCAGAAGGACGCGCCGCGTCCCGATCCCGACGGCGTCGTGGAACTGGCCGAGGCGCTGGGCCGCCGGGCGCGGGACCGGCTGGGCCGCTCGCTGTCCATCCGCGAGGTGGACGCCGGTTCGTGCAATGGCTGCGAGCTGGAGATCCACGCCGTCAACCATCCCATCTACGACCTGGAACGCTTCGGCATCCGCTTTGTCGCCAGCCCGCGCCACGCCGACGTGCTGCTGGTCACCGGCCCGGTGACGCGCAACATGGAAGAGGCGCTCCGCCGCACGGTGGAGGCCACCCCCGAACCGCGCTGGGTGGTGGCCATGGGTGATTGCGGTCGTGATGGCGGCTGCTTCGCCGGGTCCTACGCCGTGGTGGGCGGAGTCTCGGAGGTGGTGCCGGTGGATTTGCACATTCCCGGCTGCCCGCCCAGCCCCCGCCAGATCCTCGCCGGGCTGCTGGCCCTGCTGGATTGCGTGGACAAGGGATAGCCGAAAACAGGCAGGAGAAGGTCATGCCCGACATTCACCGCCGTCCCATTCCTGAGCGCATCGACTGGCTGTTCGACCTGGCCCGCCGCCATGGCGAGGTGTTTCGCGGCCCCGAGGCATGGCTGGCCCGCCAGCGCTATCTCGCCGAACACCCCACCGCCATCGCCGTGCTGAAATGCATGGACGGGCGCATCAACATTCCCGTCGCCACCAACACGCCGGCCGGCATCCTGATGCCGTTCCGCAATCTGGGCGGCATGTTCGACCTGGGCTGGCCCCATCTGGGCGAGGTGCTGGCCCACCACGTCACCCGCATGGTGGAGTCGGGACGCCGGGTGCTGTTCCTGATCACCTACCACTGGTCCAAGGGCGACAGGAAGCGCGGCTGCGCCGGGTTCGGCTACGACACCGACGCCGCCATCGCTCATACCCGCCAGATTCGCGCCCAGCTGGAGCATATCTTCGGCACCGGCCACGGCACGGTCTATCCCCTGGTCTGCGGCTTCGAGACCGACGAGGACGCCCTGGTGATCCACGGCCGTGGCGGCGCGACCCTCGACCTCGCCGCCCTGTCTGCGTCCGAGGCCGCCACCCTGGAGCCGCGCCTCGCCGCCCTGCTGCCCGACATGCCGGCCCAGATGCGCGCTGATCTGTTGCCGCTGCTTCTCGGGAACCTGGAGCACGTCGCCACGGTGCGCGACCAGACCCGCCGTCACGAGCGCCTGCTGGACGTGGAGCATCGCGAATGGATGATCTGCCTGGGCCGGGGCTTCGACTTCCTGCACACCCCCAACCTGGCCCTGATCATCGGCCCCTACAGCCCCGATCTGGCCGATCCCTTGCGCAAGGCCGCCGGCATCATCGAGGACAACATGAAGGCCGGGCGCATTCCCGACGACGGCTTCCTGCTGCTGGCCTCGGTGCCCTATGACGAGATCGGCGTCGACCGGGCGCGGGCCGAGCTGAAGTCGCGCTTCCTCTCCGACTTCGCCGCAGGCGTGCTGGCCGAGGACTTCCCCCAGCTGGCGGCAAAGATGAGCAAGCGCACCGCCGTGCTGGACTGGCGGTCGCGGGATCTGGAACTGCTGGCCGATTAACCGGCGGCTTCGTTGCTGATTTCCACCAGATTGCCGTCGGGATCGCGGATATAGACCGAGACGAGGGGGCCGCGCGCCCCCGTCCTCGCCACCGGCCCATCCTCGATGGCGACGCCGTATCCGTTCAGGTGGGCGATCACCTCCGTGATGGGAATGGTGGTGGTCAGGCAGAAATCGGCCGAGCCGCCGGTGGGGTGGAGGGCCTTGGGCTCGAATTCACGGCCCTTCTGGTGCAAGTTGATCTTCTGGCCACCGAAGGCCAGAGCCTTGCGGCCCGCTCCGAACTCCACCACCTCCATGCCCAGAACCGTCTGGTAGAAGGCGCAGGTGGCGGCGATGTCGGCCACCGTCAGGACGAAATGGTCAATGCGGTCGATACTGATCAATGGCTTCCCGCCATGGGGCAGCCGCCGCAGCCCATGGGGGTGCCGCAGGACGGCGGCGGGGCGGCGGCCGCACGGCCCTTGCCCACGTTGGGGGCCATGATCGCCTTGCCCACTTCCTTGTCGCCGCATTCGGGACAGGTCAGAGCGCCGGCCTCCTTCTTGGCGTCGTAATCGCCGCTGTTGTCGAACCATTCCTCGAAGTGGTGGTCGTGGGAGCAGCGCAGCGTATAGAGGATCATGTCGGGCTCTCGAAACAAGGAAACCGCCCCTTTATAGGGGAGCGGCTTCCCAAGTTGCAATCGGTCTAGAAGCTGTCGTCGCCGCCGCCCACGTCGTAGCCGGGGTCGAAATCGCCATAGCTCTGGTCGTCGGCGATGGTGGTGTCGTAGCTGGGCTGGGCCGCCGTGTCGCCCGCCGGGGCCGACGAGCCGTAGTAATTGTTGATGGTGGTGTCGCCCGCGGTTTGCGCGCCGGTGCCGGCCGACGAGCCGCCATGGCCGCCGGCGAACATGGACGAGATGCTGTTGGCCAGCAGCATGCCGCCGGCCACGCCCACCGCGGCACCCGCCGCCGTGCGCAGGAAGCCGCCGCCGGCCGAGGGCTGGCCGCCCCAGGGCGAGGGCTGCTGGGCGTATTGCTGCTGCGGAGGCGGCGCGTATTGCTGCTGCTGGACCTGCTGCTGCGGCGCCTGAGTGGCGGGCACCGAGCCGCGTCCGCCGCCCCACGCCCCCCGGCCGAAGCCGCCGCCGGGCTGCTGCGGCTGGGACTGGCCGGCCAGCCGGGCCTCGAGGTCGCGGATGCGGGCCTCGTTCTCCTTGATGGCCATTTCCTGCACCACCACCGCCTCGACTAGGTTGTAGGCGGCATCCGGCACGGCGCGCAGGCGCTCAACGATCAGGGCCTCGGCTTCGCGGTCCTTGGGCCCGCCCGCCAGCTTCGACAGACGGTCGAACACGCTAAGAATCAGGTCACGTTCGGAGGGGGTCATGGCTCGCCTTCCCGGTGAGAAATCGCTGAGCAAGAATGTAGGTGCGAATCGCGGCATGTCCATGGCGGAAATTTATCATTACGAATCATTAAGTTGCTACAATCTGCTCCGAAAAGTGCGGGAAATTTCACCCGATCGCGCTTGACTCTCCCGCTCACCCCTCCTAGATGGTTGGCACTCGTCGCCGGAGAGTGCTAACAGCACCCCGGCAGATCGAAACGTCTTACGGAGGTAATTCCCGAAATGAAGTTCCGTCCGCTCCATGACCGCGTGCTGGTCAAGCGCCTCGACGCCGAAGAGAAGACCGCCGGCGGCATCATCATCCCCGACACCGCCAAGGAAAAGCCCATGCAGGGTGAAGTGGTGGCTGTCGGTTCCGGCACCCGTGGCGACGACGGCAAGCTGGTGGCGCTCGACGTCAAGGCCGGCGACCGCGTGCTGTTCGGCAAGTGGTCCGGCACCGAGGTCAAGATCGACGGTGTCGATCTGCTGATCATGAAGGAATCCGACATTCTCGGCATTCTCGCCTAATTCCAGAATTCCATAGAGGTTCAGACAAATGGCTGCCAAGGAAGTCAAGTTCTCCACCGACGCCCGCACCCGCATGCTGCGCGGCGTCGACATTCTCGCCGATGCGGTGAAGGTCACCCTGGGTCCCAAGGGCCGCAACGTGGTGATCGAGAAGTCGTTCGGCGCTCCGCGCATCACCAAGGACGGCGTTACCGTCGCCAAGGAGATCGAGCTGGCCGACAAGTTCGAGAACATGGGCGCCCAGATGGTGCGCGAAGTGGCCTCGAAGACCGCCGATCTGGCCGGTGACGGCACCACCACCGCCACCGTGCTGGCCCAGGCCATCGTCCGCGAGGGCGTCAAGGCCGTGGCCGCCGGCCTCAATCCGATGGATCTGAAGCGCGGCGTCGATCTGGCCGTGGCCGCCGTGGTCGAGAACGTGAAGTCGCGTTCGCGCAAGGTCGCCACCAATGCCGAGATCGCCCAGGTCGGCACCATCTCCGCCAACGGCGAGAAGGAAATCGGCGACATGATCGCCAAGGCCATGGAAAAGGTCGGCAACGAGGGTGTGATCACCGTCGAGGAGGCCAAGGGCCTGGACACCGAGCTGGACGTGGTCGAGGGCATGCAGTTCGACCGTGGCTACACCAGCCCGTACTTCGTGACCAACGCCGAGAAGATGACCTGCGAGCTGGATAACCCCTACATCCTGCTGCACGAGAAGAAGCTGTCGGGCCTGCAGCCCCTGCTGCCCGTGCTCGAGCAGGTGGTTCAGTCCGGTCGTCCGCTGGTGATCATCGCCGAGGACATCGAGGGCGAGGCCCTGGCCACCCTGGTGGTCAACAAGTTGCGCGGCGGCCTGAAGGTCGCGGCGGTGAAGGCTCCGGGCTTCGGCGACCGCCGCAAGGCCATGCTGGAAGACATCGCCATCCTGACCGGTGGTCAGGTGATCAGCGAAGACCTCGGCATCAAGCTGGAAAGCGTCAACCTGGAGATGCTGGGCACGTCCAAGCGCATCACCATCACCAAGGAAGACACCACCATCGTCGACGGCTCGGGCAAGAAGGGCGACATCGACGCCCGTTGCAAGCAGATCCGCGCGCAGATCGAGGAGACCACCTCGGACTACGACCGCGAGAAGCTGCAGGAGCGTCTGGCCAAGCTGGCTGGCGGCGTGGCCGTCATCAAGGTCGGCGGCGCGTCCGAGATCGAGGTGAAGGAGCGCAAGGATCGCGTTGACGACGCCCTGCACGCCACCCGCGCCGCGGTCGAGGAAGGCATCGTCCCGGGCGGCGGCGTCGCCCTGCTGCACGCCGTCAAGGCCCTGGAAGGCCTGAAGTCCGGCAACCCGGACCAGGAAGTGGGCATCGGCATCGTCCGTCGCGCGCTGCAGGCTCCGGTGCGTCAGATCGCCGAGAACGCCGGCCATGACGGCGCCGTTGTCGCCGGCAAGATCGGCGAGTCCAAGGACCTGGCCTTCGGCTTCGACGCCCAGACCGGCGTCTACACCGACATGATCAAGGCCGGCATCATCGATCCGACCAAGGTCGTGCGCACCGCGCTGCAGGACGCGGCTTCCGTGGCCGGCCTGCTGATCACCACCGAAGCCATGATCGCCGAGCGCCCCAAGAAGGACGTGGGCGGCATGCCCGGCGGCGACATGGGCGGCATGGGTGGCATGGGCGGCATGGGCGGCATGGACTTCTAAGTCCGGCCAACCGACGCTTACCCGCGTTGAAGGAAACCCCTCTCCCGGCAACGGGAGGGGGGTTTTTCTTTTCAATCGCTCCAAACCGTCTACTCTTTGCTCTTCGCCATGCCCTGCGGAGGCACCATGAAGACGCTGGTCATCGCCTTTCTCGCACTGTTCGTCGGCTTCGTGCCGGCCGCCCGGGCCGGGCTGGTCGAGGAAGCCGGCGGCTTGGCCGTGTCGTTCTCCGAGGGCGGGCGGGCCGTCGCCCTCGACGCGCTGATCATCCGTCCCGACGATCGCCTGCGCCATCCGCTGGCGGTGCTCAGTCATGGCGCGCCCCGCGACGCCGCCGACCGCGAGACGATGAGCCCCGGCGCCATGCGCGCCCAGGCCCGCGAATTCGCCCGAAGGGGCTGGGTGGTGGTCACCTTCATGCGGCGCGGCTATGGCCAGTCCGAAGGCGAGTACGTGGAAAGCAGCGGCAAATGCGCCTCTCCCGACTACGTCACCTCGGGCCGCCGCTCGGCCGATGACATCCGGGCGGTGATCCGCGCCATGGCGGCCAAGCCCTATGTGGATGCGTCGCGCATTCTCAGCGTCGGCCGCTCGGCGGGCGGTCTGGCCACCGTGGCGCTCGCCGCCGATCCGCCCCCCGGCCTGGTCGCCGCCATCAGCTTCGCCGGGGGCAGGGGCTCGGTCCGTCCCGACGAGGTCTGCGTTCCCGCCCGGCTGGTGGAGGCCTTCGCCACTTTCGGCAAGACCTCGCGGGTTCCCATGCTGTGGGTCTATGCCGAGAACGACCATTTTTTCGGGCCCGCTTTGGCCCGGCAGTTCCACGACGCCTTTGCCGGGGCCGGCGGCAAGGCCGAATTCATCGCCGCCGCTCCCTTCGGGAATGACGGGCACAGCCTGTTCTCGGAAAAAGGTCAGCCCATCTGGACGCGTTATGTGGACGACTTCCTGGCGCGGCAGCACCTGACCCTGGTGGACCGGCTGCTGCCCAGCCGCGACGAGGCCTCCATCACCTATCCCGGCCGCCTCAGCGCCCAGGGCAAGGAATCGTTTCGCAAGTTCCTGGACGCCTCGGACCACAAGGCCTTCGCCCTGAGCGGCGACGGAAGCTACGGCTGGCGCAGCGGCCAGAAGACCATCGACGCGGCGGTCGAGGACGCCATGGCCAATTGCCGCAAGAACGCCAAAAGGACCTGCCGCACCGTCATGATCGACGACGAAACGGTGGAGTAGGGTGATCCGGCGGGATCGACTCGCCCCTTGCACCACCGCTTCGCACCCGCTACCGTAACCACACAACGCCACCGTATTTTTTCGAGGCTTCACAGTGCTGGATGGCAGGCGGGTACTTCTCATCATCTCGGGCGGCATCGCCGCCTACAAGTCGCTGGAACTGATCCGTCGCCTGAAGGATCGGGGATGCGCCGTGCGCTGCATCCTGACCAAGGGCGGGGCCAATTTCGTCACCCCGCTTTCGGTGGCGGCGCTGTCGGGCGATAAGGTCTATCAGGAGACCTTCTCGCTCACCGACGAGGCCGAGATGGGCCATATCAGGCTCTCGCGGGAAGCCGATCTGGTGGTGGTGGCGCCGGCCACCGCCAATTTGCTGGCCAAGATGGCCGCCGGCATCGCCGACGATCTGGCGTCCACCGCGCTGCTCGCCACCGACAAGCGGGTGCTGGTGGCGCCGGCCATGAACACCATGATGTGGGAGCACGCGGCGACAAAGGCCAACATGGCGATCCTGGAGGGCCGCGGCGTCGCCCGCGTGGGCCCCGGGGCCGGCGACCTGGCCTGCGGCGAGGTGGGGGCGGGCCGCATGGCCGAGCCCGCCGAGATTCTGGCCGCCATCGGGGCCATGCTGTCCGACGGCCCGCTTTCGGGCGTGAAGGCCGTGGTCACCAGCGGCCCGACGCACGAGGCCATCGACCCGGTGCGCTTCATCGCCAACCGCTCGTCGGGCAAGCAGGGCCACGCCATCGCCGGCGCCCTGGCCGCCCTGGGGGCCGAGGTCACCCTGGTCAGCGGCCCGGTCACCATCCCTGATCCCGCCGGAATGCGCGTGGTGAAGGTGGAAAGCGCCATCCAGATGCTGAACGCGGTGCGTGGCCTCCTGCCCGCCGATGTGGTGGTGTGCGCGGCGGCCGTCGCCGACTGGACGGTGGCCAACCGCGCCACCGAGAAGCGCAAGAAGAAGGTGGGCGATCCGCCGCCCACCATCGAGCTTACTCCCAATCCCGACATCCTGATGACGGTGTCCAAGGCGGAAGGGCCGGCGCGGCCCCGTCTGGTGGTGGGCTTTGCCGCCGAGACGGAGAAGCTGCTGGAACACGCCGCCGACAAGCGGGCGCGCAAGGGCTGTGACTGGATCGTCGCCAACGACGTCTCCGAGGGCAGCGGCACCTTCGGCGGCGATGCCAACACCGTCCACGTCATGGACGGAGCGGGCACGGAATCCTGGCCGGCCATGGGCAAGGACGAAGTGGCGCGCAGGCTGGCCGAGCGCATCGCCAGGGCTTTGGGGAAACTGTGATGGTTCAAGTCAGCATTCTGCGCCTGGAGCACGCCGCCGATCTTCCGCTGCCAGCCTACGAGACGGCGCACGCGGCGGGCATGGACCTGATGGCCTGCATCCCCGCCGACATCACCTTGGGCCCAGGCGAGCGGGCGATCATTCCCGCCGGTTTCGCCATCGCCCTGCCCGAAGGCTTCGAGGCCCAGGTGCGGCCGCGTTCCGGCCTGGCCGCCAAGCACGGCATCACGGTGCTGAACGCGCCGGGCACCATCGATGCCGATTACCGGGGCGAGGTGGGCGTCATCCTGATCAATCTGGGCCAGACCGCGTTTGCCATTTCGCGCGGCATGCGCATTGCCCAGATGGTGGTGGCGCCGGTGTCGCGGGCGCAATGGCGCGAAGCGGAAAGTTTGGACGATACCCAAAGGGGGACCGGCGGCTTCGGCTCGACCGGCACGGGAAAGAAGGGCTAGACCTCATGCTGCGGCCTTCCAAGAAAATGCTGTTCGCCATCGAGGCGGTTCTCGATATCGCCTACCACGCCGGCGGCGAGCCGGTGCAGAGCCGCGAGATCACAAGGCGCCAGGGCATTCCGCGCCGCTATCTGGAACAGACCCTGCAGCAATTGGTGCGCGCCGGCATCCTGGTGGGCGTGCGCGGGCCGCGCGGCGGCTACCGCCTGGCGCGGGAGCGCCGCCGCATCTCGGTGGGCGAGGTGGTGCGCGTGGT includes:
- a CDS encoding S9 family peptidase — encoded protein: MKTLVIAFLALFVGFVPAARAGLVEEAGGLAVSFSEGGRAVALDALIIRPDDRLRHPLAVLSHGAPRDAADRETMSPGAMRAQAREFARRGWVVVTFMRRGYGQSEGEYVESSGKCASPDYVTSGRRSADDIRAVIRAMAAKPYVDASRILSVGRSAGGLATVALAADPPPGLVAAISFAGGRGSVRPDEVCVPARLVEAFATFGKTSRVPMLWVYAENDHFFGPALARQFHDAFAGAGGKAEFIAAAPFGNDGHSLFSEKGQPIWTRYVDDFLARQHLTLVDRLLPSRDEASITYPGRLSAQGKESFRKFLDASDHKAFALSGDGSYGWRSGQKTIDAAVEDAMANCRKNAKRTCRTVMIDDETVE
- the coaBC gene encoding bifunctional phosphopantothenoylcysteine decarboxylase/phosphopantothenate--cysteine ligase CoaBC — translated: MLDGRRVLLIISGGIAAYKSLELIRRLKDRGCAVRCILTKGGANFVTPLSVAALSGDKVYQETFSLTDEAEMGHIRLSREADLVVVAPATANLLAKMAAGIADDLASTALLATDKRVLVAPAMNTMMWEHAATKANMAILEGRGVARVGPGAGDLACGEVGAGRMAEPAEILAAIGAMLSDGPLSGVKAVVTSGPTHEAIDPVRFIANRSSGKQGHAIAGALAALGAEVTLVSGPVTIPDPAGMRVVKVESAIQMLNAVRGLLPADVVVCAAAVADWTVANRATEKRKKKVGDPPPTIELTPNPDILMTVSKAEGPARPRLVVGFAAETEKLLEHAADKRARKGCDWIVANDVSEGSGTFGGDANTVHVMDGAGTESWPAMGKDEVARRLAERIARALGKL
- the dut gene encoding dUTP diphosphatase, whose amino-acid sequence is MVQVSILRLEHAADLPLPAYETAHAAGMDLMACIPADITLGPGERAIIPAGFAIALPEGFEAQVRPRSGLAAKHGITVLNAPGTIDADYRGEVGVILINLGQTAFAISRGMRIAQMVVAPVSRAQWREAESLDDTQRGTGGFGSTGTGKKG
- a CDS encoding Rrf2 family transcriptional regulator, whose translation is MLRPSKKMLFAIEAVLDIAYHAGGEPVQSREITRRQGIPRRYLEQTLQQLVRAGILVGVRGPRGGYRLARERRRISVGEVVRVVRALETAEDPYQDMPASELGKNVIRPMWGDLTEEIMSRLDAISIDELCMRAYKGGIPSEAHQKLDFII